The nucleotide sequence CCCTCAGTATTGTTGTTAATGAGTTAATTCAGGTTGGCATTCGAAAAATCATCCGAGTGGGAACTTGTGGTTCTATACAACCTCATGTTTCAGTCGGTAGTATCGTCATTTCCAGCGCGGCTTTGTGCAGACAAGGGGCAGCCCTGGATATTGCTCCAGTGGAGTATCCTGCTGTTGCTGATCCTTTTGTGACGGTTGCTTTGGTTGAGGCCGCCGCCGAGTTACAAGTGAGCTATCACTTAGGAATTACGGCTTCTGTGGACACTTTCTATGAGGGACAGGAACGCTTTGCTTCTTCAGCTAACCCGCGCTTACAGAGGTGGCTAGAGGGCATTACCCAAGAATATCGCAACTTAAACATTTTGAATTATGAAATGGAGGCCGGCACGCTGTTTAAAATGGCAGGGGTATATGGGTTTGCGGCGGGATGTGTTTGTGCTGTGATAGCTCAACGCACAGAAACCGAAGACCTGCTCTTCGCTCAAAAAGATGCCGCCGTTGATAAAGCGATTCAGGTTGCTATTCGGGCGATCGAAAATAGTCAATAGTCAATAGTCAATAGTCTAGGGTTAGAATTTTAAACCTTTACGGGTGAGTATTTTCTCTTATCTCCTAATGACTAATGACTGTTGACATTTTGGGTTTTTTTTTGGTAGCTTATACGTAGTCGTTATGAGTTTGAGTTAATCCAGGCTCAAGGGAGACAGTTAAAAATGGTTAAAATAGTGGGAATTAATGGAAGTTTGCGTACAGGTTCTTACACGGCTAAAGCTTTAGATCTAGCTGCCACAAGAATTGAAGCGTTAGGGGCAGAGGTAGAAGTCTTGGATTTACGAAAGATGTCACTGCCATTTTGTAATGGTGAAGATGAATACCCCACCTATCCAGATGTAGAAAAGCTTCGCAATGCTGTTAAAGACGCGGATGGGTTAATCTTGGCAACACCGGAATATCATGGGAGTGTAAGCGGCGTGCTGAAAAATGCGCTAGATCTCATGAGTTTTGAGCATTTAGCGGGTAAAGTTACAGGTTTAATCAGTGTTTTAGGTGGGCAATCTAATAGTAATGCGCTTAATGATTTGAGAATAATTGTCCGGTGGGTTCATGGTTGGGTCATTCCTGAACAAATTGCCCTAGGACAAGCTTGGAAGGCGTTTAATGATGAGGGTAAGTTGTTGGATGAGAAACTCTCTCAACGCTTTGATGAATTTGCTCAAAGTTTAGTGGATAATACTCGCAAAATTCGCGGGGTTTCTTAGAGACTGTTGATCAATAAAACATTAAGTAGGGTGGGTTACGCTATGCTAATACACCCTACAGTAGCCTAGCGATTTACTTTACAAACAGTCTCTCCACTGTGGGGAATTTTAATTACCTAATATAAACCTACCTTTAAGAAGAGGGATCGCCGCATTAAAACCGTTAATTTAAGAAGTAATACTACTAATGAATTACTGCTTTGAGGATAAAAAATGAGTAGTAGCCAAACCAGCCAGAACAGCCGAGATAAACTTAATCCTGACAGTCAAGACCTGTCTCAATCTTATCAGCCTGAAGAAGGAGCTTATGATGAACAAGAACAACAAGAACAATATAGCCGCTCGTCCAC is from Gloeothece verrucosa PCC 7822 and encodes:
- a CDS encoding NADPH-dependent FMN reductase, whose protein sequence is MVKIVGINGSLRTGSYTAKALDLAATRIEALGAEVEVLDLRKMSLPFCNGEDEYPTYPDVEKLRNAVKDADGLILATPEYHGSVSGVLKNALDLMSFEHLAGKVTGLISVLGGQSNSNALNDLRIIVRWVHGWVIPEQIALGQAWKAFNDEGKLLDEKLSQRFDEFAQSLVDNTRKIRGVS
- a CDS encoding nucleoside phosphorylase, coding for MKLNHLNFDKTQLGANPPTIALLSGESQRSHYIAQTYLQNACLLSDSRGLSSYLGLLANGKPVLAATSGIGSPSLSIVVNELIQVGIRKIIRVGTCGSIQPHVSVGSIVISSAALCRQGAALDIAPVEYPAVADPFVTVALVEAAAELQVSYHLGITASVDTFYEGQERFASSANPRLQRWLEGITQEYRNLNILNYEMEAGTLFKMAGVYGFAAGCVCAVIAQRTETEDLLFAQKDAAVDKAIQVAIRAIENSQ